The following is a genomic window from Geobacillus subterraneus.
AGCAGTTTTTTGTATTGTTCTTGTTCGCGCTCATTTTTGAGAACAAAACACTTTTCTACGGCGCTCTCCGCAATTTCATCCCCCCTTTTTTTGCCAAAGCCGATCCCTTTGCCAAGCAAAACGACTTCGCCATACGCTGGGTGGGAAGCGATTAGCACATTGTTATTGAGCGCCTTTTCCACACGAAACGGCTGTTCCATCAAGCTCCCTCCTTTCCATGACGCTTGCCCGTTATTCATTACGCGACTAATTATAAACCGGAAATGCCATCCTGCTCAATGAAAAAAGATGGCGTTTTTTTGGATGGGACGCCGCCCTTCTTTCCATACTATAGAGGGCCAAGCCAAGAGAGGGGGATTGATATGCCATACGTTTCCATTAATGAGCGCGTCCGCCTTTATTATGAGGAAAAAGGGGAAGGGCCGCCGCTTTTATTCATCCACCCCCCGGGGCTAGGACATATCATTTTCCGCCAGCAAGAGCCGCTTGCCCGTCATTTTCGCCTGATTTTGTACGATATGCGCGGAAATGGGAGAAGCAGCCCATCGGACGCGCCGATCACCGTCCCGCTGCTTGCGGATGACGTTTCCATATTGCTCCGCTTCCTTGGCATCGAGCGCGCCATCGTTTGCGGCTATTCCAACGGCGGATCGATCGCGCTCGATTTCGCGCTTCGCTATCCGCAGCACGTCGAGCAACTCGTTTTGATCGGCGGGTTTCCGGAAGTGTGCACGCCGCTTTTGTACGGTGAGTTTTGGCTTGGCATTTCGGTCGCCAAACTAGGGGCCTTCTCTT
Proteins encoded in this region:
- a CDS encoding alpha/beta fold hydrolase, with translation MPYVSINERVRLYYEEKGEGPPLLFIHPPGLGHIIFRQQEPLARHFRLILYDMRGNGRSSPSDAPITVPLLADDVSILLRFLGIERAIVCGYSNGGSIALDFALRYPQHVEQLVLIGGFPEVCTPLLYGEFWLGISVAKLGAFSLLSSALAIGHGTNRREPKLFKQYVRLADKRDLDTTYRAGLVYCCTRQLSSLRLPLLLIYGARDRYIHPYIAMFRRYVPHADVVFIDRARHQIPTKHSSELNSILRVYSRRKSLE